A genome region from Bombus terrestris chromosome 10, iyBomTerr1.2, whole genome shotgun sequence includes the following:
- the LOC100650211 gene encoding uncharacterized protein LOC100650211 isoform X1, whose amino-acid sequence MRAAAVWMSLICLLTLRFVFVHGGTISSDPDDFRRMTSVHRKKCIVESKTTLEAIEATEYGEFPDDENLKCYFKCVLEKFNMMDKNGKIRYNILKQVIPNVYKEIGHEMIDSCKDVGKYSIDCIDREFICYKSTILIIISLDAEDKCEKTFMFMKCMYNVNPIAFIAP is encoded by the exons ATGAGAGCCGCGGCAGTTTGGATGTCTTTGATTTGTCTTCTAACGCTGCGATTCGTTTTCGTCCACGGAGGTACCATATCC TCGGATCCCGACGACTTCAGGAGAATGACATCCGTACATAGAAAGAAGTGTATCGTCGAAAGTAAGACGACGCTTG AGGCCATCGAAGCTACGGAATACGGAGAATTTCCTGACGATGAGAATCTGAAATGTTACTTTAAATGCGTTCTGGAAAAGTTCAACATG ATGGACAAGAATGGTAAAATAAGATACAACATACTGAAACAAGTAATTCCAAATGTTTACAAAGAAATAGGTCATGAAATGATCGATAGTTGCAAGGACGTCGGTAAGTATTCCATCGATTGTATCGACCGCGAGTTTATCTGTTATAAATCTActattttgataattatttctttagacGCAGAAGATAAATGCGAAAAAACTTTCATGTTCATGAAATGCATGTACAACGTCAATCCTATA GCGTTTATTGCTCCGTGA
- the LOC100650211 gene encoding general odorant-binding protein 99a isoform X3, with protein MRAAAVWMSLICLLTLRFVFVHGGTISSDPDDFRRMTSVHRKKCIVESKTTLEAIEATEYGEFPDDENLKCYFKCVLEKFNMMDKNGKIRYNILKQVIPNVYKEIGHEMIDSCKDVGVYCSVINHRSTMLSFGQSLLYRNVTK; from the exons ATGAGAGCCGCGGCAGTTTGGATGTCTTTGATTTGTCTTCTAACGCTGCGATTCGTTTTCGTCCACGGAGGTACCATATCC TCGGATCCCGACGACTTCAGGAGAATGACATCCGTACATAGAAAGAAGTGTATCGTCGAAAGTAAGACGACGCTTG AGGCCATCGAAGCTACGGAATACGGAGAATTTCCTGACGATGAGAATCTGAAATGTTACTTTAAATGCGTTCTGGAAAAGTTCAACATG ATGGACAAGAATGGTAAAATAAGATACAACATACTGAAACAAGTAATTCCAAATGTTTACAAAGAAATAGGTCATGAAATGATCGATAGTTGCAAGGACGTCG GCGTTTATTGCTCCGTGATCAACCATAGAAGTACCATGTTATCATTTGGACAATCGTTATTGTACCGAAACGTAACAAagtaa
- the LOC100650449 gene encoding CXXC motif containing zinc binding protein has protein sequence MERNSETSRTVVKRRELDLIRMVKIAFQIKATLENIEELKPSGTEFRWYLKFTCCNCGEVSEKWNYVSLSESIPSQRGNSVNHFASKCKLCSRENSMSILEDSIKSFLANDQEKFQTIAIFDCRGLEPSDFSAREGWTAKAVNDGKVFTDVDLSEGEWADYCDKIKEPVGIYEIEHRFERMK, from the exons ATGGAGAGAAATAGC gaaaCATCAAGAACTGTCGTAAAACGGAGAGAGTTAGATCTTATCAGAATGGTAAAGATAGCATTTCAGATAAAAGCTACGTTAGAAAATATAGAGGAACTGAAACCATCGGGAACAGAATTTAGATGGTACCTCAAATTTACTTGCTGTAATTGTGGCGAAGTATCAGAAAAATGGAATTATGTATCTTTGAGCGAGTCCATTCCAAGCCAAAGAGGAAACTCAGTGAATCACTTTGCGAGCAAATGCAAACTTTGTTCTCGCGAAAATTCCATGAGCATCTTGGAGGACTCCATCAAATCGTTTCTCGCGAACGATCAGGAGAAATTCCAAACGATAGCGATATTCGATTGTCGAGGCCTCGAACCTAGTGATTTCTCAGCAAGAGAGGGATGGACTGCTAAAGCCGTAAACGATGGAAAAGTATTTACAGATGTAGATTTAAGCGAAGGAGAGTGGGCTGATTATTGCGACAAGATTAAAGAACCTGTTGGAATTTATGAAATAGAACATAGATTTgaaagaatgaaataa
- the LOC100650211 gene encoding general odorant-binding protein 99a isoform X2, translating to MRAAAVWMSLICLLTLRFVFVHGGTISSDPDDFRRMTSVHRKKCIVESKTTLEAIEATEYGEFPDDENLKCYFKCVLEKFNMMDKNGKIRYNILKQVIPNVYKEIGHEMIDSCKDVDAEDKCEKTFMFMKCMYNVNPIAFIAP from the exons ATGAGAGCCGCGGCAGTTTGGATGTCTTTGATTTGTCTTCTAACGCTGCGATTCGTTTTCGTCCACGGAGGTACCATATCC TCGGATCCCGACGACTTCAGGAGAATGACATCCGTACATAGAAAGAAGTGTATCGTCGAAAGTAAGACGACGCTTG AGGCCATCGAAGCTACGGAATACGGAGAATTTCCTGACGATGAGAATCTGAAATGTTACTTTAAATGCGTTCTGGAAAAGTTCAACATG ATGGACAAGAATGGTAAAATAAGATACAACATACTGAAACAAGTAATTCCAAATGTTTACAAAGAAATAGGTCATGAAATGATCGATAGTTGCAAGGACGTCG acGCAGAAGATAAATGCGAAAAAACTTTCATGTTCATGAAATGCATGTACAACGTCAATCCTATA GCGTTTATTGCTCCGTGA
- the LOC100650332 gene encoding uncharacterized protein LOC100650332 isoform X2, protein MQIMNYTVLLSLLIVCWIRLPVVRCGTRPSFVSDEMIATAASVVNACQTQTGVATVDIEAVRNGQWPETRQLKCYMYCLWEQFGLVDDKRELSLNGMLTFFQRIPAYRAEVQKAISECKGIGKYLVLCLWHTINRMLHSHFGR, encoded by the exons ATGCAAATCATGAATTACACGGTATTGTTGAGCTTGTTGATCGTCTGTTGGATTCGGTTGCCAGTTGTTCGTTGTGGG ACGCGACCGAGTTTCGTTTCGGACGAAATGATCGCAACAGCAGCTAGCGTGGTGAATGCTTGTCAAACGCAAACAGGGGTGGCGACAG TGGATATAGAGGCAGTGAGGAATGGTCAGTGGCCCGAAACACGTCAATTGAAG TGTTACATGTACTGTTTGTGGGAACAATTCGGGCTAGTCGATGACAAGAGAGAACTCAGCTTGAACGGCATGCTCACGTTTTTCCAAAGAATACCAGCTTACAGGGCAGAGGTACAGAAAGCGATCAGTGAGTGCAAGGGGATCGGTAAATATTTGg TCTTATGTCTATGGCATACGATTAATCGGATGCTGCACAGTCATTTCGGTCGTTAA
- the LOC100650332 gene encoding general odorant-binding protein 69a isoform X1, translating to MQIMNYTVLLSLLIVCWIRLPVVRCGTRPSFVSDEMIATAASVVNACQTQTGVATVDIEAVRNGQWPETRQLKCYMYCLWEQFGLVDDKRELSLNGMLTFFQRIPAYRAEVQKAISECKGIGKYLAKGDNCEYAYRFNKCYAESSPRTYYLF from the exons ATGCAAATCATGAATTACACGGTATTGTTGAGCTTGTTGATCGTCTGTTGGATTCGGTTGCCAGTTGTTCGTTGTGGG ACGCGACCGAGTTTCGTTTCGGACGAAATGATCGCAACAGCAGCTAGCGTGGTGAATGCTTGTCAAACGCAAACAGGGGTGGCGACAG TGGATATAGAGGCAGTGAGGAATGGTCAGTGGCCCGAAACACGTCAATTGAAG TGTTACATGTACTGTTTGTGGGAACAATTCGGGCTAGTCGATGACAAGAGAGAACTCAGCTTGAACGGCATGCTCACGTTTTTCCAAAGAATACCAGCTTACAGGGCAGAGGTACAGAAAGCGATCAGTGAGTGCAAGGGGATCGGTAAATATTTGg CTAAAGGTGACAATTGCGAGTACGCGTACAGGTTTAACAAATGTTACGCGGAATCATCTCCGCGG ACGTACTATCTGTTTTAA